Proteins found in one Zea mays cultivar B73 chromosome 1, Zm-B73-REFERENCE-NAM-5.0, whole genome shotgun sequence genomic segment:
- the LOC103637659 gene encoding expansin-B2, with protein MAALAAALVALLAVLAVAHPVAVAQSVANRTSAVRQLRGSSSEGGWLAAKATWYGAPNGAGPDDNGGACGFKNTNRYPFMSMTSCGNQPLFQDGQGCGACYQVRCTAKNNPACSGEVRTVMITDKNYYPVAKYHFDLSGTAFGSMARPGLNDRLRHAGIIDIQFRRVACNHPGLTLNFHVEAGSNPNYLAVLVEYANKAGTVAQMDAMESSSGHWMPMRRSWGSVWRLDSARPLKGPFSMRVRSESGGTLVANNIIPANWRPNTDYRSNVQFT; from the exons ATGGCCGCCCTGGCAGCTGCACTTGTTGCGCTCCTCGCCGTGCTTGCTGTCGCGCATCCTGTCGCCGTCGCACAATCGGTGGCGAACCGCACCTCCGCCGTCCGCCAGCTCCGCGGTAGCTCCAGCGAAGGCGGTTGGCTGGCGGCCAAGGCCACCTGGTATGGCGCGCCCAACGGCGCCGGCCCCGACGACAACG GCGGCGCGTGCGGGTTCAAGAACACCAACCGGTACCCGTTCATGTCCATGACGTCGTGCGGCAACCAGCCCCTGTTCCAGGACGGCCAGGGCTGCGGCGCATGCTACCAGGTAAGGTGCACCGCCAAGAACAACCCGGCCTGCTCCGGCGAGGTCAGGACGGTGATGATCACGGACAAGAACTACTACCCGGTGGCCAAGTACCACTTCGACCTCAGCGGCACGGCGTTCGGCTCCATGGCGAGGCCCGGTCTCAACGACAGGCTCCGCCACGCCGGCATCATCGACATCCAGTTCAGGAGGGTGGCCTGCAACCACCCGGGGCTGACCCTCAACTTCCACGTGGAGGCGGGCTCCAACCCTAACTACCTGGCGGTGCTGGTGGAGTACGCCAACAAGGCCGGCACCGTGGCGCAGATGGACGCGATGGAGTCCAGCTCGGGCCACTGGATGCCTATGCGCCGCTCGTGGGGGTCCGTTTGGCGGCTGGACTCTGCCCGCCCGCTCAAGGGCCCCTTCTCCATGCGCGTCCGCAGCGAGTCCGGCGGGACGCTGGTGGCCAACAATATTATTCCGGCAAACTGGAGGCCCAACACCGACTACCGCTCCAACGTCCAGTTCACTTGA